One window of the Onychostoma macrolepis isolate SWU-2019 chromosome 21, ASM1243209v1, whole genome shotgun sequence genome contains the following:
- the LOC131528371 gene encoding chemokine XC receptor 1-like, with the protein MNNSTVNFTTLETSTNYTTQSIASLKSLDIFLYSIGFLFGLPTHSYIIWLIVRGTGSGVSSEFFNLNLSVCEIANSLNGLISVLSVHLSSLLTLSNFLQGVGITGRPLFQCLICVERYLAVVHPVTFLKYKPLRYRVICCTAIWIITLGSCFVCLIILLNIMVAYPWFFSLQFLLYLSIQLFCLVAVLRALKQSGPGEKRRERKEENHMKRRAFYLILITTGNLVIIYVPLIITGFFSIMMKQNILPLWIIGVVCYVLAGFVQPVLYLHRAGKLSCLCCS; encoded by the coding sequence ATGAATAACTCTACAGTGAACTTCACCACACTTGAAACATCTACAAACTATACAACTCAGTCCATTGCATCACTGAAAAGTCTGGATATCTTTTTGTACAGCATCGGTTTCCTGTTTGGTCTTCCTACACACTCCTATATTATATGGCTCATTGTCAGAGGAACAGGAAGTGGAGTTTCTTCAGAGTTCTTTAACCTCAATCTCTCTGTTTGTGAGATTGCCAACTCTCTGAATGGTTTGATATCTGTACTGTCAGTTCATTTATCAAGTCTTTTGACATTATCTAATTTTTTGCAAGGAGTAGGGATCACTGGCCGtcctctgtttcagtgtctgatttGTGTTGAGCGTTACCTGGCAGTTGTTCATCCTGTAACTTTTCTGAAGTACAAACCTCTCAGATATAGAGTGATCTGCTGCACTGCCATCTGGATAATTACTCTTGGATCCTGTTTCGTCTGCCTGATTATATTGCTAAATATCATGGTTGCATATCCTTGGTTCTTCTCACTGCAGTTTCTCCTCTACCTCTCCatccagttgttttgtcttgtggctgttctcagagctctgaagcagtcaggaccaggagagaaaaggagagaaagaaaagaggaaaACCACATGAAGAGAAGAGCGTTTTATCTCATTTTAATAACTACTGGGAACTTGGTTATTATATATGTCCCACTTATTATCACTGGCTTCTTTAGCATTAtgatgaaacaaaatattttgcCTCTTTGGATCATTGGTGTGGTTTGTTATGTACTGGCTGGTTTTGTTCAGCCTGTTCTTTATCTGCACCGTGCTGGAAAACTGTCCTGTCTCTGTTGCTCATAG